A stretch of DNA from Streptomyces gobiensis:
GACGGTATCGCGGTCATCACGCTCGACCGCCCCGAGCGGCACAACGCGATCGACCTGACGACCGCGAGCGCGCTCACCAGCACCTGGCGGGACCTCCGGATGAACGATGCCGTGCGGGTCGCCGTCCTCACCGGCGCGGGCGAGCGGGCCTTCTGCACCGGCATCGACCGCTCAGCGCACGCACCCCAGCCGCCCTCCCCCTACGCCGTCGACGACCCGCTCCTCGCCATTGGCCCCAAGGCCAACGATCTCTGGATACCGGTCATCGCGGCCGTCGAGGGCATGGCGTGCGGCGGCGCCTTCTACCTCCTCTCCGAAGCCGAGTTCATCGTCGCCGCCGAGTCCGCGACCTTCTTCGACCCGCATACGACGTACGGCATGGTCAGCGCGTACGAGGCGATGGGTATGGCCCAGCGGATGCCGTTCGGCGAGGTCGCCCGGATGTCGCTCATGGGCACGGCGGAGCGGTTGGGGGCGCGGCGGGCCCATGCCATCGGGCTGGTCTCGGAGCTGACCGCCCCCGGCGCGGCGCTGGATGCCGCGCTGCGGGCCGCCGCCGTCATCGCCGGATATCCGACCGGTGCGGTGCAGGGGACCGTACGGGCCGTATGGGCGGCGAAGGAGGCGGCCCGTACGCAGGCGATGGCGCGGGCGCCTCAGCTCATCGCGCTGGGCAACCTACCGCCCGAGGAGCAGGCCAGCCTCTTCACCCACCGAGCGAAGGACTTCCGGCTCCGGTAACCGACAGGAATTTCCCCACCCCTCCCCGAAACTGGGGGGCTGCCACCCCCCAGACCCCGCCCCCCGTGTTGTGGGCACTCGCAGCCCCGCGAGGGGCTGTGGGTGGGCACAACACCGGCCACCGGCCCGCACCCGGCCACCCCCGGGGCCCCGGGGCGGAGCCCCGGTTACGGGAAGGGGCGGGATACGGGGACACCCCACAGCACCCCCGCAGCCGGGAAGGGGCGGGATCAGGGGAAACCCACCCCCGCGACCGGGAGCTGGTCAGGGGTGGCGACCAGAGGTAGCGTCGATCCCAAGGCGGCCGCCGTATATGAACCCCTTCCGCCCTCGGTACGACGGCCGTCACGGCCGTCACGGCCGTCACGGCCGTCACGGCCGTCACGCGCGAGCCTGCCCCGTACCCTTCGCCGCGTCCAAGGCGTACACACAGCGGTCCTTGCTGCACGCGTACAGCACCCCACCCGTCACCACCGGCGCCCCAGTGATCTCACCACCGGTCGCCAGCTTCCACCGCAGCTGACCACCCACCGCGTCCAGCGTGTACAGCGAGTGATCCGCCGACCCGAAGTGCACTCGGCCATCGGCCGTCACCGGGACGCCCACAATGTCGCCGCGCGCCTCAAAGCGCCAGCGCCCCGACCCCGGCACCGCGTCAATCGTGTAGAGCGCCTTGCCGCTGCCCACATGCACCAGGCCGTCCGCGACGACCACCGGCTCGGGCGACTGCCGGGCCTCGGTCGCGATCCGCCACCGGTCGTGCCCGTTCGCCGCGTCGAGCGCGTACACCGTGCCGAGATAGTCGGCGACATAGACACCGCCACCGGCGACCGCCGGGCCCGGCGCGAACGCCGGGGGGCACAGAAACGCCGCGGGCGCGTCAAAGCGCCACCGCTCAGCGCCCGTCGTCGCCTCCAGCGCGAGCACCCGCGACCCGGCACAGACGTATACCGCGCCATCCTCGGCGGGCAGCATCCGCACCGGCACACCGCCCGTCGCCGAGGTATCACCCACCGGATGCGACCACCGCTCGTTGCCGGTACGCGCGTCCAGCGCGTACAGCCGTCCGTCGGCCCACGTATAGACCGTGCCGCCATGCACCATCGGCCCGGACTCCGGGGTCTCGAAGTCCGTCTGAGCGCCGGAGAGCTGCCACAGCTGGTCGCCGGTCCCGGCGTCCCAGGCCTGTACGCCACCGCCCCGGGTGCCGGTCACCACCGTGCCGCGGTCAGCGGCCAGCGAGTAGACCCAGGCGTCGACCGCCAGCTTCCACCGCTCCGAGCCGTCCTTCGCGTCCAGCGCGAACAGGCTCGGCCCGTCCGAGGCGTGCACCCGGCCGTCCGCGACGGCCATGGACCACGCCACCTCGCGGGTCTTGAACTGCCGCCGCCCACTGGTCACATCGAGCGCGTGCACCTCAAAGGAGGTCACATACAGCAGGTCATCAACAACGACCGGGGTGCCCCACACATCGTTGGACATCCGGAACCGCCATGGCCGCCAACGCGGCGGCGCGGCCGCGACCGGCGAGGGCACCACGGCCGTATCAGCGGCCCCGGAATCCGGCGGCGGCGCGGCGGGCGCGGCACCATTCGGCGGCCGGACCCAGGCCATACCCGCCCCGGCCTCCGCGTCGCGGCCCTCTATCCGCCGGGGGCCGGGCCCGATCGGCACCTGCGAACCAGGCAGCCGCACCGGGTCGCTCTCCGGCGCGGGAGCCGGGTGCGCGACAGGCGCCTGGGGCGGCGCCGGGGCGGCCACCGCGCCGGCCGCTACCGGCGGCGCGTGCGCGGGCCGGGGCGGCGCCGCGGAAGGAGCCGGAGCCGGAGAAGGAGAAGGAGAAGGAGCCGCCGGCTTACGCGGGATACGGGCACGCCCGCCCCGCTTCCGCTCGATCAGCTCCACCGCCCCGGCAGGCAGCCATGCCGAAGCCGTACCGCTGTCGTCGCCGCCCGAGGAGAAGAGATGCGGCGCGAGCTGCGCCTGCAAATCAGCCGGGGTCGGCCGCTGCTCAGCCTCCATACGCATACAGGACTCGATCAGCGGCCGCAGCTCATCCGGCAGGCCCGCCAGATCGGGCCCCTCCCGCAACAGCATGAACACGGTCTCCACCGGATTGGCCCCATGGAACGGCGCGTGTCCGGTCGCCGCGAAAACCAGCGTCGACGCGAGCGAGAAGATGTCACTCGCGCCAGTGACACTGCGTGAGTCCTTGGCCTGTTCAGGCGACATATACGCGGGTGTGCCCACCGCCACATTGGTCATCGTCAGCCGGGTGTTGGAGACGCCCGACGCGATACCGAAGTCAATGACCCGTGGCCCGTCCTCCACCACCAGCACATTGGACGGCTTCAGATCCCGGTGTACGAGACCCGCACCATGGATGGACTGCAACGCCTCGGCGATCCCGGCCGCCAGCCAGCGCACCGCCTGCGCCGGCATCGGACCGCAGTCATTGATTATCTCCTCAAGCGAGGGAGCGGGCACATACGCGGTGGCCAGCCATGGCACCGCGGCACGCGGGTCGGCGTCCACGACCGCGGCCGTATAGAAACCGCTGACCGCCCGCGCCGCTTCCACCTCACGGGTGAAGCGGACCCGGAACAGCTGGTCCTCGGCGAGCTCGGTCCGCACCGTCTTGATCGCCACGCGCCGCCCGGACGCCGAGCGGGCGAGATAGACCAGTCCCATGCCCCCGGCGCCCAGCCGGCCGAGCACCTCGAACGGGCCGATCCGCCGCGGATCGTGCTGCGTCAGCTGCTCCACCACTTGCCTGCCACCTCCCCGTAGGGGCTCATTTCCCTAACTGCCCCGTGCAGCTTCTCACTGCCGTGCCGGAGAGTGATTCTTCCTGGCGAAGCCGACGGTTGCGAACCGGGGGGCGGTTCGGTCGTGTCTTCTCTCTTATGGCGCCTTAAGGCTTCCACACAAGAGACCAGGAAGATTCCGGCATTTCCCCCATCGCGAGGTATCACAGCAACTCCCCCGTTGGATTCCGCGATCCCTACCATGCTGGGGCATCCACCGCCCCGACGTCAGCGCTACTCGCTGGTCGTCGCCGGATCGATAACCGCGAAGATGGCCCCCTGGTTGTCCACCAGGATCGCAAAACGGCCATACGGGGCAGTCACCGCCGGGAAGAGCGTACGGCCACCCAGCCGCCCCACCGTGTTCACCGCCGCATCGCAGTCTGCCACCGAGAAGTACGTCAGAAAATGTGCCGGCAGCTCCGCCGGAATGCTGCCGACGATCACACACCGTCCGCCGATCGCGTGATCGTCATCAACCGGGTCCCCGGGCAGCGCCCACATCACATAGTCAAGATCGTCCTCACTGATGTCCCGCACCTCAAACCCGAAGACCTCCGTGTAGAAGGCGTCAACCGCGTCCTTGTCCCGGGTATAGACCTCGGTCCAGATGTACGCACCGGGCTCATCCGTCACCTCAAAGCCCCGATGCGCCACCGGCTGCCACAGCCCGAACACCGCACCGCCCGGATCGGCGGCCACCGCCATGGTGGCCGCCGGCCCCGAGCCGACCTGGATCGGCGCCGTGATGACCTGCCCGCCCGCCGCGCGGATCCGCGCCTCGACCGCCACGGCATCCGTCGTCGCGAAGTAGATGGTCCAGACGGTGGGCATCCGCCCGTCCTTCTTCCGGAAGAGCCCGGCGGCCTGCCTGCCGTCCAGATACGCGGCCGTATACGAGCCCTCCTCCGGCGGCCCCGGCTCCCCGAAAGTCCACCCGAACAGCTCGCCATAGAAGCGCTTGCCCGCCTCCACATCGGCCAGCATCACATCGGCCCAACAGGGCGTCCCCTCGGCGAGTACGCCTTCGGCAGCGGCCATGAGCCCGGTCCCTTCCTCACTGTCCGCACAGGTGTCGTACCGGAACGCTAGCTCCGACAGCGGTCGCCCGCAGAAGGGAGAACCCATTTGCATGCGGCCAGATCGCGCGCGGATCAGCCGTCGGTAAGCTGACGGCATGACAGGACAAGTTCGAACCGTTGACGGCAGGGTGGCCGGGCGACGCGGACAGGCAACGCGCCAGAAGCTCCTCGACTGCCTCAGCGAAATGCTCAGCTCGTCTCCGTACCGCGACGTCAAGGTCATCGATGTCGCCCGGAAGGCGGGCACGTCCCCCGCGACCTTCTATCAATACTTCCCCGACGTCGAAGGCGCGGTCCTGGAGATCGCCGAGTCGATGGCAAAGGAGGGCGCGACCCTGACCGATCTGGTCGCAGGCCGCTCCTGGACCGGAAAAGCCGCCTGGAGTACGGCAGAAGACCTGGTGGACGGCTTCCTCACGTTCTGGCGCAAACACGATGCGATCCTGCGCGTCGTGGACTTGGGCGCGGCGGAGGGCGACAAACGGTTCTACAAGATCCGGATGAAGATCCTGACATCCGTCACCAACTCCCTTACCGAAGCCATCAAAGAGCTTCAGGCCAAGGGCCGGGTCGGCAAGGACGTCAACGCCGCCGCGGTCGCGGGTTCGCTCGTCG
This window harbors:
- a CDS encoding enoyl-CoA hydratase/isomerase family protein, whose amino-acid sequence is MSIRTDIKDGIAVITLDRPERHNAIDLTTASALTSTWRDLRMNDAVRVAVLTGAGERAFCTGIDRSAHAPQPPSPYAVDDPLLAIGPKANDLWIPVIAAVEGMACGGAFYLLSEAEFIVAAESATFFDPHTTYGMVSAYEAMGMAQRMPFGEVARMSLMGTAERLGARRAHAIGLVSELTAPGAALDAALRAAAVIAGYPTGAVQGTVRAVWAAKEAARTQAMARAPQLIALGNLPPEEQASLFTHRAKDFRLR
- a CDS encoding PQQ-binding-like beta-propeller repeat protein translates to MVEQLTQHDPRRIGPFEVLGRLGAGGMGLVYLARSASGRRVAIKTVRTELAEDQLFRVRFTREVEAARAVSGFYTAAVVDADPRAAVPWLATAYVPAPSLEEIINDCGPMPAQAVRWLAAGIAEALQSIHGAGLVHRDLKPSNVLVVEDGPRVIDFGIASGVSNTRLTMTNVAVGTPAYMSPEQAKDSRSVTGASDIFSLASTLVFAATGHAPFHGANPVETVFMLLREGPDLAGLPDELRPLIESCMRMEAEQRPTPADLQAQLAPHLFSSGGDDSGTASAWLPAGAVELIERKRGGRARIPRKPAAPSPSPSPAPAPSAAPPRPAHAPPVAAGAVAAPAPPQAPVAHPAPAPESDPVRLPGSQVPIGPGPRRIEGRDAEAGAGMAWVRPPNGAAPAAPPPDSGAADTAVVPSPVAAAPPRWRPWRFRMSNDVWGTPVVVDDLLYVTSFEVHALDVTSGRRQFKTREVAWSMAVADGRVHASDGPSLFALDAKDGSERWKLAVDAWVYSLAADRGTVVTGTRGGGVQAWDAGTGDQLWQLSGAQTDFETPESGPMVHGGTVYTWADGRLYALDARTGNERWSHPVGDTSATGGVPVRMLPAEDGAVYVCAGSRVLALEATTGAERWRFDAPAAFLCPPAFAPGPAVAGGGVYVADYLGTVYALDAANGHDRWRIATEARQSPEPVVVADGLVHVGSGKALYTIDAVPGSGRWRFEARGDIVGVPVTADGRVHFGSADHSLYTLDAVGGQLRWKLATGGEITGAPVVTGGVLYACSKDRCVYALDAAKGTGQARA
- a CDS encoding VOC family protein yields the protein MAAAEGVLAEGTPCWADVMLADVEAGKRFYGELFGWTFGEPGPPEEGSYTAAYLDGRQAAGLFRKKDGRMPTVWTIYFATTDAVAVEARIRAAGGQVITAPIQVGSGPAATMAVAADPGGAVFGLWQPVAHRGFEVTDEPGAYIWTEVYTRDKDAVDAFYTEVFGFEVRDISEDDLDYVMWALPGDPVDDDHAIGGRCVIVGSIPAELPAHFLTYFSVADCDAAVNTVGRLGGRTLFPAVTAPYGRFAILVDNQGAIFAVIDPATTSE
- a CDS encoding TetR family transcriptional regulator, which encodes MTGQVRTVDGRVAGRRGQATRQKLLDCLSEMLSSSPYRDVKVIDVARKAGTSPATFYQYFPDVEGAVLEIAESMAKEGATLTDLVAGRSWTGKAAWSTAEDLVDGFLTFWRKHDAILRVVDLGAAEGDKRFYKIRMKILTSVTNSLTEAIKELQAKGRVGKDVNAAAVAGSLVAMLASVAGHQKGFQTWGVKQSELKPNLALLVHLGVTGKKPTK